The sequence below is a genomic window from Selenomonadales bacterium.
GTCTCTCTCCGTATAAGTTCCTTAAGCGCGGGGCACACCAAGGCTATGCAGAGAAACAAGAGGTTCACCCGACTGCCAAAGCATATCGGCATTATTCCCGATGGGAACAGAAGATGGGCTGTCAAGAACGGCAGGCAGAAGCAGGACGGATACCAGCGGGGCTTAGAGCCGGGGCTCCTAGTGTATGAGATGTGCCTAGAGCTAGGGGTACCGGAGCTTACCTTTTATGGCTTTACCCAGGACAACACCAAGCGCCCCGCTGCCGAGAGATTGGCTTTTCAGCAGGCCTGCGTGGATGCTGTTAGGCTGCTCTCTAACCGCGATGCCTCCTTGCTCGTGATGGGGGACCATACGTCGCACTTCTTCCCACCCGAACTTTCGGAGTATGTCCACAGGAAAGTCTTCGGCAAGGGTCTTATGCACATTAACTTCCTCGTTAACTATGGCTGGAAATGGGATTTGTCGCATCTGACGAAAGCAAGCGGTGGTCGCATTGCTTCCCACGACATATCGCGCATTGACCTGATCATACGGTGGGGTGGCCGGAATCGGCTTAGTGGCTTTCTACCTTTGCAGTCCGTCTACTCAGACATCTACGTGGTAGATGATTATTGGCCGGACTTTAGACCAGAGCATTTGCAGAGGGCCTTGGAATGGTATCAGAAACAGGATATCACGTTGGGCGGATAGGCGAAAACCCCGAGCGTATGCTCGGGGTTTTCTAATTTTCTTCCGGCAGCGTCCTACTCTCCCGGGGACTTGCGTCCCAAGTACCATCGGCGCTGGAGGGCTTAACTGCCGTGTTCGGGATGGGAACGGGTGGGTCCCCTCCGCCATTGCCACCGGAAATGTGTTAATCTTGAATCTTGAATCTTGAATCGCGAATCATGAACTGTGAGCCGCAACCCGAAGGTCATGTTTCATGATTCATGTTTCATGATTTCTCAGGCGCATCGTGCACCTTCAAAACTGAACAGTGGGAAGTTCACATTCA
It includes:
- a CDS encoding undecaprenyl diphosphate synthase family protein is translated as MQRNKRFTRLPKHIGIIPDGNRRWAVKNGRQKQDGYQRGLEPGLLVYEMCLELGVPELTFYGFTQDNTKRPAAERLAFQQACVDAVRLLSNRDASLLVMGDHTSHFFPPELSEYVHRKVFGKGLMHINFLVNYGWKWDLSHLTKASGGRIASHDISRIDLIIRWGGRNRLSGFLPLQSVYSDIYVVDDYWPDFRPEHLQRALEWYQKQDITLGG